TAACTcaatgactttattttttttttactgccatAAACAACAACATACAAACATTAATATGGAGTCATCCTAGACCTTTCAATGGCAAGAGTCTCGCATTTTTAGCAAACTCGCACTTTGCTTCTAAAACAATCATAAACAATTCCATATGAACAGTGCAAATACACACCAACTGCCTCAACAAGGCCTCCAGAGTTTGCATAATGCTGCTGGAAAAAGACACCTGGTCATAAACAAAGTATTCTTGCTGGTTAATTCAATTTTTCCATGGCTGTTCTAGATCAGACAAAGCATTGGCACAGGAGTGTCTAATTGAAGAAATATCAATAATTCTTAActttcttgatttaaaaaaataaataaatacaaaatcattATACTCAAGACACTTGTGGAGTAACTGATCACCACAGCAACAGAAAATAGAGttgcaaaataaatttttcaCAGAAATCCTTTCTTAAACTGCAGCTTTGTAAGACCATCATTAAACAAGCAAGAGGTGTTGGTGAATATTAAATCACATTCTGTATTCTGGAATATTATGAATCTAAAACGGCATTTCAGGAGAACATTTTAGGAAATTTTCCGACCCTTTGCAACTCTTAACATCTGTCCATCTCAAAGATCCCTTGGTTCTAGGCAGTAACGAGGCATGATGGTCTAGCTTGAAAACGTCATGTCCGGGTGAGTTTATCTGGAGGCATGAAGCCCGAATCTCCCAGTGCTCTGAGAGCCACTCGGCCACTGGGCCGAATCGTCAGCCAGGTGATGCTGCCGTTGTTCAGGCCCATCCTCAGCCAGCCCTCTGGAGGAAACTGCAGAGCCCTGGAACAATCATATCAATTACACTCATGCTATGAAAGAGCATAACAGTTACCTCAGCATGTGTCTGACGAGTCATGTGAACAAACACAACATGgctgaaatattgataatttacaCATGGCAAACTAGTACAAGAATCAAGAAAATTAAGAGTCATAACCACGCAATGTAACTGAATCTAAatgaagtatttattttaaaaaaaatacataactaaacaataaataacaatataatgcaatcattaaatatatattttttgcaattagTCAATCACACAATATAAGAAACTAAAAAAAGCGTAGAGGTATGAGCAACAGCAATAGTGACGTTTGACTTGGCATATTTGATCACTGATAAAAGGTTGCAAACGGTTTTCATGAATTCCATATATTCAATATTGAAGCCCATTTCTACCACATAAGGAAAATATGCTTGAGAATATGATTAATTATGAGATAGAAGTCAAGAGGCAAAATATCACATTCTCGACTTGACTAAGACCCGACTATGACTTTTTGTCATATTTCTTCATGACATCGACTCATAATTATGccttagtatctcataatttcagTTTACTATTATGACCTTGTCATAATTATGAATGACCTTACGTGGCTGAAATTGGCTTCTGTGAAACTTTTGCAACCACACACATAACAATGAAGTGATCAGAGCATACTTAcgattacatttgtttttcatggacagccaaaaatgttttttaaaagctttaaagaGCACAAAAACGAAGATTAAGAAGACTGCACTGAGTAGCAAGTGAACACAAACCTGCACACAAAATAGCGGATGACATTAGCATGACAGACGATAATCTCGTAGCTGTCCTCCTTCTGCTTGGGGTCAGCTCGGTGGATGTAGCGGCGGAACGCTGCCTCGATCCGTGCGCCGTCCTCGTGGTACTGCTGAAACCAGCACAAGAGTTTCACAACCATCCACGTGAGGAGAAGAAGGACTCCACAGCCCACTCACCACCAAACAAACTCAACATTCTCCGGCAAACATTTCAGATATCAAGCTTTAGCATGACCAGTGGGAAAACAAGAACATTTGATGCTTGTTGAAGAGATCTGAGATGGTTTCATTGTGGGTTTTGTACGCCGGCAGTAACCTTAGCAGTTTGTTCTGTTATGACTTGCGTCATCAACAGAAACTTGACACACAAAGCCAATCAAACGTGGGGACTAACAGATAGCCGATCTGAAGGCACTAAGTAAGACTTTGCACTGACCACTGCCTCAGGTTTCCAGTGCGTGACAGGTGGGACGGGCTCTATGGGTGCACCCTCTCGCAGTAAATCACAGCTTACAAGCTCCACACCTACAACACACACATGGGTCATAGGTGAAGAAAATAACCATTCTGAATCTCTACAATGGCAACATTGTACAACATGAAAcatcaattaaaacatgaaacatcaaataaaactacataagattttttaaataagattttttttttttttaccttaagaCTAAGTTTGgatttacttgtttatttttattttaaagtatcaaCAGTTCCCCAAAAGGATAGAATACAATATGTTTGATGGACATAAGATGTGGAAGATATTTAAATGTGAGATGTACGTTTTATTTTTggagtggactatccctttaagcatctgtttttctttattagttattactttttcattttagtttaataatGCACACACTTTGACCACAATCGCACAAGTGTGTTCTTTCAAAAGAGACCACAGTCACAGTTGGGTCATGCATAGGTATTAATAAATCTCAGCCATTATGGCTTGTGTGTgtcataatgtaatttaattaggtGAAGAATAAAATGACAGGTTTAATCCTAGATCAGCTCTTCAGAGCGAGTCTGTACCTGGGAGGTATTTGCTGATGATGTGGGCTGTTTCTGTAGCTCTGGTCATGGAGGAGTGGATGAGAACGTCATACTTCAGTCCAAGCACTGCTAATCTCTGTCCTGTATACTCAGCTTGTTCACGTCCTGCAGTGAAGACAGAAATCAGAAGGTGATCTTTATGGTGGCTTAATGTAGCATCTAATGGATTAAGTTCAGCGCTTCTGTTATTTGATATATGCTGAGGTATCAGTACCTAAAGGTGTCAGGATCCTCTCTTTATCACCATCCCCCTTGAGGTTGTACTGAGAGTGTCTGATCAGGAAAATGTGGCGTGTGGCTTTGGGCTTGTTGTTCTCCACATCTGGACTTCCAGTGTCTCCAGCACTCTCCTTCCTCTTCCCGTTCACCATAGATGAGGGGTTACGCCTGAAAGtgtcaaaaaaatttaatctagCTATTCACACAGTAGGCCCAATGAACTCAGTTCAGTAGCCGCTGTCAACAGTGGATTCTACAGTAAATACAAACATTAGAGCAATGTTAATTCTAGAGTTACACTGAGAGAAACCAAACGCTTAAGACAACAGTCTTCAAAACACTGCAATTCATTTCTTAGACATTTAACcactcaatatttaaaaaatatttacaaagttAACACATTCTCTCTAACCTTATATCATGTTGCAGGCCAACTAgactttattacatttttgatGTAATCTAATTTGTTGGTGAAGTGTGATTTAACCTTAAaggtatttaaatttacattcatAGCAGTTTTTATGCAAAGAAACACGCtgcattgtatacatttttatcagttaaaAAAATAGCTCAAATACTgtttataatattcacattacGGGTTTAAaaatctacccccccccccccttttttttttaaatatgaggtaTTAATGTTACAGGTTTGCCGTTTTTTCATAGTTTCATAACTTTTGATGAATTTTATTGAATCTGGTTAATACTGAATCCCACCATGAAATAACTGTCCCAGATTTTGAACATAATACAAGGGTCGAGTCTCCATCTGAAGCTGGAACTGTCAGTTGGCAGACACTTTCAGAAGTGCTAAGCACATTATGTAAAAAGAAACTATATTAGTGACAATTAACCAGGTCTAAGACTAAACCGACACCATTTCAACCACGGCCAAATGTGGTGGGGCTTAGTGGTTCAAGAAGACCTAAGCGTTGCAGGATCAAACCTTAAACTGGGTGATTCATTTATCATCACGCCTGATATAGGCATCATATCTCAGATTAACACTAACGTAACATAAATGGATTTTGGACATGATGACATAGCTATACCAATGGTTTTATGTTCCTATGTTTATAAATGGAACCTGTTCATAATATTCCCCGAGAAaccttaaaataatatgaaaatgtaaCAGTAAGTTACTCAATCAGAAATAGTTTCCTACTGCTTACTTGTCCCAATTGTTATCCCATCCGTTCGCAGTGGGCCATGTCGTAGGCTGAGCTGCGTGCAAGGCAACCAGTGTCTCTCTCAACCGGCATCGTTCTCCGAAGTACCCGTGCTTATCTGCAGCGACCGCCGCGCACATGAGCACCGCGGATCCGCCGGCGATCCCGCACGCGAGACTGATCGCTTTCCGAAACGACATGACTCAAAAGACCGAAGTCAACGGAGAGAGTAACGGCTGTTCTTCAGCGCTATGACGCACTCTGCTGAGGAGATGCCACCGTTTCCTCCGTTCTCACAACGACAAGCGAGGAATAACTTACTGCGTTACTACCATTACTGCGATCTCGTCATGATAAATATGTGGTTTTCTTTCTAAAACCTTGTGTGAGAGAATGTATTTAACGTTAGACTCCAGAAATAAATGGTTTAGATAAAAACTGAACTGAAGACAGTCACGACTCCATGTGTGAAGACTGCAACAAAAAACACatcctgtttaaaaataaaagcccCCAATATACAAAgtaacagtttaaatgttgtcagttttaatctttattaaattaggtattacatattttaaatagttttgcttatttatttaacaacgttttaaaacattgtattacaattaattacatgtttattttatcttttatataattttatattctgCTTTATATAATTCCATTTAAGCAACTCTAATAAATTTAATAACAGGTAATACCTacatttaataaaactaaaatattctttatattttttatgtatttttttctgtatcaTAACATTCcattaatatgtatattttgaaatacacataaatgtattatacGTAATTTAATATCGTGAGTATTTTGCTCCAGACCTCTAGGTGCCAGTAAAATGACAGCAAATGCTGCCTAATATGAGCAGTaggtttatgtttggttttgctGGCGACATGTTTTGCTGTCGTTGATTAAAagtgctattttatatattttgtatgatCATATATCCACATATCTGTCTCTTGCGTTGAAGTAAATATGGACACGGATGAGGAGGAAAACAATGACTGGGATCGAAGTTTAGAGTCGGACATGCTGGAGACGGGTGGGTTTATCACTGGACGACTATGTGAACTTGagcttaaatgtgtttttaaagtaATGCATGGATATTATATTTACTCAAGGTACTCATGTTTGCTCAGTCTACATGCACAGCTCAGTGTCTCATGACAGATGCAATATGAATAGACCGTCAAGGTGTATCTACAGTAACTGTGCTTTTGTGACTTGACTTTTCAGAAGGAAGTTCCACTGACAGCGTTACATCCAAATCTCAGAGAGTGATCCTGCACTTTGACCTGGATTGTTTCTATGCACAAGTGGAGATGATCCGAAATCCGGCCCTCAGGACCAAACCTCTTGGTAAAACACTGTCGagacaatgcacacacacacacacacacacataaaaaacattaataaaagttCTACAAAACAGTCAATACAAGTCATACACATTATAATCAGTCAGgtaataaagaaataacaaaacacattaaaataaccaaaactcATTGCTATTCTTTTCGATAAATGTAACACCATCTCTGTCTATATCTGTGGTCTTTTAGGGATACAGCAGAAGTACATAATTGTGACGTGTAATTATGTGGCAAGAGAGCAAGGCGTGAACAAACTGATGTCAGTGACTGATGCCATGGAGAAATGCCCACAGCTGGTGCTAGTGAAAGGAGAAGACCTCACACATTACAGAGAGATGTCCTACAAAGTCACTGGTATAATCatacatttgcattttttgttatattgtttAATTATAGGTGTCTTTAAATTGTATTTGTGTAGTAGATATCATTATgtgttatatataattataacaacAGTAAATTTACATTACGATAATTAgattttaattacataattttagacTTTTTCCATtttatacactacctttcaaaagtctcGGGTCAGTAggattaaaaaaaaggtattaatacttttattcagctaagatgcattaaatgaatcaaaagtaaAGACAGTAAAGACTTctacaatattataaaaaaatgcatatttcaaataaatgctgttctattgaGCAGtatcagaaatgtaaaaaaaaaaaatatatatatatatatttattagaatgatttcttaaggatcgtcctgtgaaaatctgaaaattcagctttgctatcacaggaataaattaaactttaaaacatattaaaatagaatagaacagtTGTTAAATTGTAATTGTTTCAAatgactgtttttgctgtatttatggTCAAATTATAAATGCAGTGTTGGTGAGtatacaagataaaaaaaaaaaaaaaaacacacaaatcttactgaccccaatctttcaaatgttaatttaaatacaaattttaatacatttctctGAGGTCTTTTAAGGAGTACAATCCACAGTTCCCTGTTTGAACTGACTATAAACCAGACTTTTTGACTTTATCTGCCCAAGAATTGCTGATGTCATATTGCCCACTAGTGGAAAGGCTGGGCTTTGACGAAAACTTCATGGACGTTACAGAAATGGTGAAGAGAAGACTGAAGGAGACCCGTATTTCAGATCTCTCCTTCAACGGACACATATACAAACATGAAAGTGAGTTGGAGCGCCACCTCAGACAAATGCTAACAGTTTGAAATCCATTGGTTACAGATCAGGACTAGTAGTTCAAAGTTTGCCGTTTTTTAGAACTGGATAAATTCAGCGTACTTATTTCTTGTTTAGTATTTCATGCAAAAGGGAAGAATTGCTAGAGTTTCTGGTCATAATAAATCTTGCTTGTTTTCAGGTATGGCAGTTGATGAGGAGAACGTCCGACTGGCTGTCGGCTCTGTGATAGCAGCTGAGATGAGGCAGGCAATCTTCAGCACGCTGGGACTAACCGGCTGTTCTGGCATAGCTAACAGCAAACTCTTAGCCAAACTAGTGTCTGGAACCTTTAAACCAAACCAGCAAACCACCCTCCTGCCGTACAGCACCGCTGAGCTCATGAGCAGCCTCACAGGACTAATCAAAGTGCCTGGTAAGATGACACACAATCTCACCCACTGTACACCACActgtttttattctgtacacaTTGTCTGTCTTTATAGGGATTGGTTACAAGACACGTGAGAAGTTAAAGGCTTTGGGTCTGATCAGTGTGAGAGATCTTCAGTTATATCCTCTGCCTGACCTGGTGAGGGAGTTCGGTGAAGTGACTGCTAAAAAGATTCAAAACCTTTCCTGTGGCACCGATGAGTCTCCA
Above is a window of Carassius carassius chromosome 4, fCarCar2.1, whole genome shotgun sequence DNA encoding:
- the LOC132139927 gene encoding serine/threonine-protein phosphatase PGAM5, mitochondrial-like isoform X1, with protein sequence MSFRKAISLACGIAGGSAVLMCAAVAADKHGYFGERCRLRETLVALHAAQPTTWPTANGWDNNWDKRNPSSMVNGKRKESAGDTGSPDVENNKPKATRHIFLIRHSQYNLKGDGDKERILTPLGREQAEYTGQRLAVLGLKYDVLIHSSMTRATETAHIISKYLPGVELVSCDLLREGAPIEPVPPVTHWKPEAVQYHEDGARIEAAFRRYIHRADPKQKEDSYEIIVCHANVIRYFVCRALQFPPEGWLRMGLNNGSITWLTIRPSGRVALRALGDSGFMPPDKLTRT
- the LOC132139927 gene encoding serine/threonine-protein phosphatase PGAM5, mitochondrial-like isoform X2; this encodes MSFRKAISLACGIAGGSAVLMCAAVAADKHGYFGERCRLRETLVALHAAQPTTWPTANGWDNNWDKRNPSSMVNGKRKESAGDTGSPDVENNKPKATRHIFLIRHSQYNLKGDGDKERILTPLGREQAEYTGQRLAVLGLKYDVLIHSSMTRATETAHIISKYLPGVELVSCDLLREGAPIEPVPPVTHWKPEAVYHEDGARIEAAFRRYIHRADPKQKEDSYEIIVCHANVIRYFVCRALQFPPEGWLRMGLNNGSITWLTIRPSGRVALRALGDSGFMPPDKLTRT